In Flavobacterium sp. CBA20B-1, one DNA window encodes the following:
- the serS gene encoding serine--tRNA ligase: MLQIAYIRENQEKVVKALAKRNLDAAEMIQNAINLDEERRSTQVELDNILAESNKLSKEIGDLMRNGEKSKAEILKEKTAQLKDKTADLKERLQTVTNDLTNQLYQIPNTPTDIVPEGKTPEDNLTVFEQGEIPVLAEGALPHWELAKKYDIIDFELGAKITGAGFPVYKGKGAKLQRALISYFLDKNTEAGYNEVQVPHLINEASGFGTGQLPDKEGQMYHAVADDLYLIPTAEVPVTNLYRDVILNENELPICNTAYTPCFRREAGSYGAHVRGLNRLHQFDKVEIVRIEHPEKSYEALDGMVEHVKEILNELKLPYRILRLCGGDMGFTSALTYDFEVFSTAQDRWLEISSVSNFETFQANRLKLRFKGKDGKTQLAHTLNGSSLALPRVLAGILENYQTPEGIAIPDVLKPYCGFDKID, from the coding sequence ATGTTACAGATAGCTTATATTAGAGAAAATCAGGAGAAAGTGGTGAAAGCCCTTGCAAAAAGAAATCTTGATGCTGCTGAAATGATTCAAAATGCAATCAACCTTGATGAGGAAAGAAGATCTACCCAGGTTGAACTAGACAACATCTTGGCCGAATCGAACAAGCTATCCAAAGAAATTGGCGATTTAATGCGCAATGGCGAAAAATCTAAAGCCGAAATCTTAAAGGAAAAAACCGCACAGCTAAAAGATAAAACTGCCGATTTAAAAGAGCGTTTGCAAACGGTAACAAACGATTTAACCAATCAATTGTACCAAATACCCAACACGCCAACCGATATAGTACCTGAAGGCAAAACACCTGAAGACAACTTAACCGTTTTTGAACAAGGCGAAATTCCGGTTTTGGCAGAAGGAGCTTTACCGCATTGGGAATTGGCAAAAAAATACGACATCATAGATTTTGAATTGGGTGCAAAAATTACAGGTGCAGGTTTTCCGGTTTACAAAGGAAAAGGTGCCAAATTGCAACGCGCCTTAATCAGTTATTTTTTAGATAAAAATACCGAAGCAGGTTACAACGAAGTGCAAGTGCCGCATTTAATTAACGAGGCGTCTGGTTTTGGAACGGGGCAATTGCCCGATAAAGAAGGACAAATGTATCATGCCGTTGCCGACGATTTGTATTTGATTCCAACTGCCGAAGTGCCTGTTACAAACCTTTACCGCGATGTGATTTTAAACGAAAACGAATTGCCTATTTGCAACACGGCATACACGCCTTGTTTCCGCAGAGAAGCCGGAAGTTATGGTGCACACGTGCGTGGATTAAACCGTTTACACCAGTTTGATAAGGTAGAAATTGTGCGTATTGAACATCCTGAAAAATCGTATGAAGCGTTAGACGGAATGGTGGAACACGTAAAAGAAATTTTAAACGAATTAAAATTACCATACCGCATTTTGCGTTTGTGCGGGGGCGATATGGGCTTTACATCGGCCTTAACGTATGATTTCGAAGTGTTTTCAACCGCACAAGATCGTTGGTTGGAAATTTCATCGGTATCAAATTTTGAAACCTTTCAGGCGAACCGTTTAAAATTGCGCTTTAAAGGCAAAGACGGAAAAACACAGTTGGCACACACTCTAAACGGTTCATCGCTGGCATTACCACGTGTTTTGGCAGGAATTTTAGAGAATTACCAAACACCCGAAGG
- the rseP gene encoding RIP metalloprotease RseP, translating to MDILVKLSQFLLSLSLLIVLHELGHFIPAKLFKTRVEKFYLFFDVKFSLFKKKIGETVYGIGWLPLGGYVKIAGMIDESMDTDQLKQEPQPWEFRSKPAWQRLIIMLGGVTVNFILAFVIYIGMTWFYGDKYIANEDLKDGVWVVSNPLLKAGMVSGDKIISIDGERFDRFNEVNEKLTTAKKILVERNGQEKEIVLPVDFINQMIKNKSEQEKGFVLPRVPFIVSAVEEGSINEAVLKPKDFITSINGEEIKFADQVKPILSKYKNQTIPATILRNEKPETIQLKVNANSELNIAYAPMISLENAEKLGLYKLNTDHYSLLESIPIGLEKGKDKLVSYGKQLKMIVNPDTGAYKGVGGFKAIYDVFPNTWSWEYFWSITAFLSIMLGVMNLLPIPALDGGHVLFLLYEMISGRKPSDKFLEYAQTVGFVILIALLLFANGNDIFKAITSK from the coding sequence ATGGACATATTAGTTAAGTTATCACAGTTTTTATTGAGTTTATCATTATTAATTGTATTGCATGAGCTGGGACATTTTATTCCGGCAAAATTATTTAAAACCCGAGTAGAAAAGTTCTACCTGTTCTTCGATGTGAAATTTTCATTATTCAAAAAGAAAATAGGCGAAACCGTTTATGGAATTGGCTGGTTGCCCTTGGGCGGTTATGTGAAAATTGCAGGTATGATTGACGAAAGCATGGATACTGACCAACTAAAACAAGAACCACAACCATGGGAATTCCGTTCCAAACCCGCATGGCAACGTTTAATAATCATGTTGGGTGGTGTAACCGTAAACTTTATATTGGCATTTGTGATTTACATTGGAATGACATGGTTCTATGGCGATAAATATATTGCAAATGAGGATTTAAAAGATGGCGTATGGGTAGTTTCAAATCCATTATTAAAGGCAGGAATGGTTTCTGGAGACAAAATCATTTCTATTGATGGAGAGCGATTTGACCGTTTTAACGAAGTAAATGAAAAGTTAACCACAGCAAAGAAAATCCTAGTAGAACGAAACGGGCAAGAAAAAGAAATTGTGCTGCCAGTTGATTTTATCAACCAAATGATAAAAAATAAATCTGAACAAGAAAAAGGCTTTGTATTGCCAAGGGTTCCTTTTATTGTGTCAGCAGTTGAAGAGGGTTCTATAAATGAAGCGGTTTTAAAACCAAAAGATTTCATAACAAGTATTAATGGCGAAGAAATAAAATTTGCCGATCAAGTAAAGCCCATTTTAAGTAAGTATAAAAACCAAACAATTCCAGCAACAATATTAAGAAACGAAAAACCTGAAACCATTCAGTTGAAAGTGAACGCAAACAGTGAACTAAACATTGCCTATGCACCAATGATTAGTTTAGAAAATGCTGAAAAATTGGGGCTTTATAAATTAAATACAGATCATTACAGTTTATTGGAATCAATTCCCATAGGTTTAGAAAAAGGAAAAGACAAATTAGTAAGTTACGGTAAGCAGTTAAAAATGATTGTGAACCCTGATACCGGTGCTTATAAAGGAGTAGGAGGTTTTAAAGCAATTTATGATGTTTTTCCAAACACATGGAGTTGGGAATACTTCTGGAGCATCACCGCATTTCTTTCCATAATGCTAGGTGTAATGAATTTATTGCCAATTCCGGCATTAGATGGTGGGCATGTATTGTTTTTATTATACGAAATGATTTCGGGCAGAAAACCAAGCGATAAATTCCTAGAATATGCACAAACAGTTGGTTTTGTTATACTTATTGCTTTGCTGTTGTTTGCAAACGGAAACGACATTTTTAAAGCCATAACAAGCAAGTAA
- a CDS encoding RHS repeat-associated core domain-containing protein, which produces MFGLQHQGYNDIANSCRSEEAEAYKLNGKEYEDSFGLNIYEMDLRQLDPAIGRWLVQDPVVHHDYSPYSAFDNNPVYWSDPSGADATTLINSLWNMSGDGVTSYTLEDGQIVDTYYDKNAADIVRTMLAFVLSPDETNGGGDGNGDGGGNGNGGGNKKNVKNVNEVSSNRGVAFVGPYFYFENLSSYDYYIKPENSNEAILIKPGQIYVGRIDGFASKELGIIVKVSDFMSPVATDKGVSYRKSIIQDLMYKTLNKSDYQQINHSFLKSLHKSGDYGWDNLFNTLIH; this is translated from the coding sequence GTGTTTGGGTTACAGCACCAAGGGTATAACGATATTGCCAATAGTTGTCGCAGTGAAGAAGCAGAAGCTTATAAGTTAAACGGTAAAGAGTACGAAGACAGTTTTGGACTAAACATTTATGAAATGGATCTTCGTCAGTTAGATCCCGCTATCGGGCGTTGGTTAGTTCAAGATCCTGTTGTGCATCACGACTATTCACCATATAGTGCGTTTGATAATAACCCAGTGTATTGGAGCGACCCGAGTGGAGCGGATGCTACTACACTTATCAATAGTTTATGGAATATGTCAGGTGATGGTGTAACCTCTTATACATTAGAAGATGGCCAGATTGTAGATACGTACTATGATAAAAATGCTGCTGATATTGTACGAACGATGTTAGCATTCGTTTTATCACCGGACGAAACAAATGGTGGTGGTGATGGAAATGGTGATGGCGGTGGAAACGGTAATGGTGGTGGAAACAAAAAAAATGTTAAAAATGTAAATGAAGTTTCTTCTAATAGAGGAGTGGCTTTTGTGGGACCATATTTTTATTTTGAAAATTTGAGTTCATATGATTACTACATTAAGCCTGAAAATAGTAATGAAGCTATTTTGATTAAACCAGGTCAGATTTATGTTGGAAGAATTGATGGATTTGCATCAAAAGAATTAGGAATTATTGTTAAAGTTTCTGATTTTATGTCTCCAGTTGCAACAGATAAAGGAGTTTCTTATAGAAAATCAATTATACAAGATTTAATGTACAAAACACTAAATAAGTCCGATTATCAACAAATTAATCATAGTTTTTTAAAGAGCTTGCATAAATCAGGTGATTATGGTTGGGACAATCTTTTTAATACGCTTATCCATTAA
- a CDS encoding RHS repeat-associated core domain-containing protein produces the protein MSVRLSYADCDGNGTINPATEILEDNNYYPFGLQHQGYNNIANSCRSEEAEAYKYNGKEYEDAFGLNIYEMDLRQLDPGIGRWMVMDPVKHHDYSPYSAFDNNPVYWSDPSGADATTLINSLWDKSGNGLTSYTLEDGQVVDTYYDKNAADIVRTMLAFVLSPDETNGGGGDGNGNGGQGKNKGANPQGIGFHNGTYTFFGVPVNIMDTNYGAASYALGALNIYRGTWDRFRRSGTLYTDDGYLLMHEYGHYLQAKYGGEFQYIFVAIASMVDYWQTDYEGHQKHWSEIQGSTLAYYFFGRPEPFLEDNKVNPKYVNEQHLNSLLNLFIKHPDYKP, from the coding sequence GTGAGTGTAAGGTTAAGCTATGCAGATTGCGACGGTAACGGAACAATTAATCCTGCAACAGAGATACTGGAAGATAATAATTATTACCCGTTTGGGTTACAGCACCAAGGGTATAACAATATTGCCAATAGTTGTCGCAGCGAAGAAGCAGAAGCTTATAAGTACAACGGTAAAGAGTATGAGGACGCTTTTGGGCTGAACATTTACGAAATGGATCTACGTCAGTTAGATCCCGGTATCGGGCGTTGGATGGTAATGGATCCGGTAAAACACCACGATTATTCACCATATAGTGCGTTTGATAATAACCCAGTGTATTGGAGTGATCCGAGTGGAGCGGATGCTACTACACTTATCAATAGTTTATGGGATAAGTCAGGCAACGGATTAACTTCTTATACATTAGAAGATGGACAGGTTGTAGATACGTACTATGATAAAAATGCTGCTGATATTGTACGAACGATGTTAGCATTCGTTTTATCACCGGACGAAACAAATGGAGGTGGTGGAGATGGAAATGGTAATGGTGGTCAAGGAAAGAATAAAGGAGCTAACCCTCAAGGTATAGGTTTTCATAATGGAACTTATACTTTTTTTGGAGTGCCTGTTAATATAATGGATACAAACTATGGTGCTGCATCATATGCATTAGGTGCGCTTAATATTTATAGAGGTACTTGGGACAGGTTTAGAAGGAGTGGAACATTATATACAGATGATGGATATCTTTTAATGCATGAATACGGACACTATTTACAAGCAAAATACGGAGGTGAGTTTCAATATATATTTGTTGCAATAGCGAGTATGGTTGATTATTGGCAAACTGATTATGAAGGTCATCAAAAACATTGGAGTGAAATACAGGGTAGTACTCTTGCATACTATTTTTTTGGTAGACCTGAACCATTTTTAGAGGACAATAAAGTCAATCCTAAATATGTTAATGAACAACACTTAAATTCATTATTAAATTTATTTATAAAACATCCAGATTATAAACCATGA
- a CDS encoding RHS repeat-associated core domain-containing protein: MSVRLSYADCDGNGTINPATEILEDNNYYPFGLKHKGYNEVVNSNRSESAEKYKYNGKELNEDLGVNVYEYGARFYMPDIGRWMVMDPVTHHDYSPYSAFDNNPVYWSDPSGADATTLINSLWDKSGNGLTSYTLEDGQIVDTYYDKNAADIVRTMLAFVLSPDETNGGGGDGNGDGGGNGNGGGGWQKLDKSTLRNYAQKLCNCSGGMLEQFTGALFENAWHSSYQLIGAIDNYRANKNKMKGGSRTTVPDGVSDGIIKRWFLSDIVVPNAAWFEVKAMNGTIYNSTSSSQIKGHITNLASFVPAAYRSWGYSKASAASLTLVTTTGVSIPTSVNALAASNNIILYQYTAQYMMNGSQMMIQFQLSSQNGVTIPFNYTTPPVPLK, translated from the coding sequence GTGAGTGTAAGGTTAAGCTATGCAGATTGCGACGGTAACGGAACAATTAATCCTGCAACAGAGATACTGGAAGATAATAATTATTACCCGTTTGGGTTAAAGCACAAAGGTTATAACGAAGTTGTAAACAGTAACCGCAGTGAATCAGCAGAGAAGTATAAGTATAATGGCAAGGAACTTAATGAAGATTTAGGAGTGAATGTTTATGAGTATGGAGCAAGGTTTTATATGCCAGATATTGGACGTTGGATGGTAATGGATCCGGTAACACACCACGATTATTCACCATATAGTGCGTTTGATAATAACCCAGTGTATTGGAGCGACCCGAGTGGAGCGGATGCTACTACACTTATCAATAGTTTATGGGATAAGTCAGGCAACGGATTAACTTCTTATACATTAGAAGATGGACAGATTGTAGATACGTACTATGATAAAAATGCTGCTGATATTGTACGAACGATGTTAGCATTCGTTTTATCACCGGATGAAACTAATGGTGGTGGTGGTGATGGAAATGGTGATGGCGGTGGAAACGGTAATGGTGGTGGTGGATGGCAAAAACTAGATAAATCAACTTTGAGAAATTATGCACAGAAACTGTGTAATTGCTCAGGAGGAATGCTGGAACAGTTTACAGGTGCTTTATTCGAAAATGCTTGGCATAGTTCATATCAATTAATTGGAGCTATAGATAATTATAGAGCTAATAAAAATAAAATGAAAGGCGGAAGTAGAACAACTGTTCCTGATGGAGTTTCTGATGGAATAATAAAAAGATGGTTTCTAAGTGATATAGTTGTGCCAAATGCAGCTTGGTTTGAAGTAAAGGCAATGAATGGAACAATATATAATTCGACAAGTAGTAGTCAAATAAAAGGTCATATAACTAATTTAGCATCGTTTGTACCAGCAGCCTATAGAAGTTGGGGCTATTCGAAAGCGAGCGCAGCATCATTAACGTTAGTTACGACAACGGGAGTTTCTATTCCAACAAGTGTAAATGCATTGGCAGCATCAAATAATATTATTCTATATCAATATACAGCACAGTATATGATGAATGGTTCACAAATGATGATCCAGTTTCAACTTTCTAGCCAAAATGGCGTAACAATTCCATTTAATTATACTACACCACCAGTACCATTAAAATAA
- a CDS encoding M1 family aminopeptidase, whose product MKRAFFVLAFGLFTMSAVAQIAANTQDEYRLYEKQAAEKRLAFKQNPNTFNYDVKHHTLAFTVDPTQYYISGTVTTQFVANQNLQTIVFDLSHALTVSAVTQGTQTAAFSQANNELVIQLPQTVAAGTQGEVKITYEGVPPTNNEAFTQSYHNNTPIIWTLSEPFGAKDWWPCKQSLNDKVDSIDVYITAPEAMVAVTNGVEQSQVSNTNGTKTTHFKHNYPIPAYLVAIAVTDYQIYNQSAGTAPNTFPVVNYLYPENYSTSVSQLAVTIPIMNLFERLFGTYPFHTEKYGHAEFSWGGGMEHTTVSFMGGFSRGLIAHELAHHWFGNKVTCGSWNDIWINEGFAEYMAGLVVEELDGSNAFTNWKGNKINSITSSPEGNVYLTNNQALDANRIFSSRLTYNKGSMVVHMLRYVLGDEDFYQGMRNFLNDPAIAYNYAVTTQVQQHLEAVSGKDLTEFFNDWIYGQGYPSYQIDAERLSTTQTKITLNQTTSHASVPFYEMPVTLQFTGNNGATETVVLQHTQNNQQFIVDTGVGMIDLVTFNPFNDIVSKDNTVRLTTAETPQPTEIIVYPNPSKTSFEVAIPEDITVLSMNIYSINGKLVAKNISNPYPSEQLASGTYLLEIQTPEKTYHKKIIKN is encoded by the coding sequence ATGAAAAGAGCATTTTTTGTTTTGGCATTTGGTTTGTTTACCATGTCTGCGGTGGCTCAAATAGCAGCAAATACGCAAGACGAATACCGTTTGTATGAAAAACAAGCAGCAGAAAAACGTTTGGCTTTCAAACAAAATCCCAATACGTTTAACTACGATGTAAAACATCATACATTAGCATTTACTGTAGATCCCACACAATACTACATTAGTGGAACGGTAACCACCCAGTTTGTGGCAAACCAAAATTTACAAACCATTGTGTTCGATTTAAGCCATGCGCTTACGGTGAGTGCGGTAACGCAAGGCACGCAAACAGCTGCTTTTAGCCAAGCAAACAATGAATTGGTGATTCAATTGCCACAAACCGTTGCGGCTGGCACACAAGGAGAAGTAAAAATAACTTACGAAGGTGTACCGCCAACTAACAACGAAGCTTTCACGCAGAGCTACCACAACAACACACCCATTATTTGGACGCTTTCTGAACCTTTTGGTGCAAAAGACTGGTGGCCTTGCAAACAATCACTAAACGATAAAGTAGATTCAATTGATGTGTATATCACCGCTCCAGAAGCCATGGTAGCAGTGACAAACGGGGTAGAGCAGTCGCAAGTTAGCAATACCAACGGCACCAAAACCACGCATTTTAAACACAATTACCCCATTCCGGCCTATTTGGTGGCAATCGCAGTAACCGATTATCAAATTTATAATCAATCTGCAGGCACAGCACCCAATACGTTTCCGGTGGTAAACTACTTGTATCCAGAGAATTATTCAACAAGTGTGAGCCAATTGGCAGTTACAATTCCTATTATGAATTTGTTTGAGCGGTTGTTCGGAACATACCCTTTTCATACGGAAAAATACGGTCATGCAGAGTTTAGTTGGGGCGGAGGAATGGAACACACCACTGTTTCTTTTATGGGGGGATTTTCGCGTGGATTAATTGCCCACGAATTGGCCCACCATTGGTTTGGAAACAAAGTAACGTGTGGCAGTTGGAATGATATTTGGATCAACGAAGGTTTTGCAGAATACATGGCAGGTTTGGTTGTAGAAGAACTAGACGGTTCCAACGCATTCACCAATTGGAAAGGCAATAAAATAAACAGTATCACATCATCTCCCGAAGGAAATGTGTATTTAACCAACAACCAAGCTTTAGATGCCAACCGAATTTTCAGCAGCCGTTTAACCTACAATAAAGGATCTATGGTGGTTCACATGTTGCGCTATGTGTTGGGCGATGAAGATTTTTATCAAGGAATGCGCAATTTCTTGAACGATCCTGCAATTGCCTATAATTATGCGGTTACCACCCAAGTGCAACAACATCTAGAGGCGGTTTCAGGCAAAGATCTTACGGAGTTTTTTAACGATTGGATTTATGGTCAGGGCTATCCTTCGTATCAAATAGATGCCGAACGATTATCAACTACACAAACCAAGATCACATTAAACCAAACCACATCACATGCAAGCGTTCCTTTTTATGAAATGCCCGTAACCCTGCAATTCACAGGCAACAATGGCGCAACCGAAACAGTAGTGCTGCAACACACACAAAACAACCAACAGTTTATTGTAGATACCGGCGTAGGCATGATTGATTTGGTTACATTCAATCCGTTCAATGATATTGTTTCAAAAGACAATACCGTGCGGTTAACTACTGCCGAAACCCCACAGCCAACTGAAATAATAGTGTATCCCAATCCATCAAAAACATCATTTGAAGTAGCCATTCCCGAAGATATAACGGTTTTATCGATGAATATTTATTCGATAAACGGAAAATTGGTAGCAAAAAACATCAGCAATCCCTATCCGTCCGAGCAATTGGCAAGCGGTACTTATCTATTAGAAATTCAAACACCCGAAAAAACCTATCATAAAAAAATTATAAAAAATTAA